One segment of Streptomyces sp. NBC_01463 DNA contains the following:
- a CDS encoding MerR family transcriptional regulator, translating into MRIGEIAALVGLTPRAVRHYHRIGLLAEPARRANGYRSYTVRDAVLLARIRRLTELGLGLDEVREVLAEDAGRALRDVLRELDADLARQEREIRERRLRLARLLEGPVTGAGPVSPALAELLAAGPVTDSPAAAKDREHLELLDSAVGDSGIFAVLHTLAADPAVLGLYEELDALETAAVDDPRIAPLAGRMVALMPPEVLAAIPDSGPVRTGFEEALLADYPPAQAEVVRRVMTALAEHMETRGRTEP; encoded by the coding sequence ATGCGCATCGGAGAGATCGCCGCGCTCGTCGGGCTCACCCCGAGGGCCGTGCGGCACTACCACCGGATCGGCCTGCTGGCCGAACCCGCCCGCCGGGCCAACGGCTACCGCTCGTACACCGTGCGCGACGCCGTGCTCCTGGCCCGGATCCGGCGGCTGACCGAGCTGGGGCTCGGGCTGGACGAGGTGCGCGAGGTGCTGGCCGAGGACGCGGGGCGGGCCCTCCGGGACGTCCTGCGGGAGCTGGACGCCGATCTGGCGCGGCAGGAGCGGGAGATCCGGGAGCGACGGTTGCGGCTGGCCCGGTTGCTGGAGGGGCCGGTGACCGGGGCCGGTCCGGTGTCGCCCGCCCTGGCCGAACTGCTGGCCGCCGGGCCCGTCACCGACTCCCCGGCCGCGGCCAAGGACCGGGAGCACCTGGAGCTGCTGGACTCGGCCGTCGGTGACAGCGGGATCTTCGCCGTGCTGCACACGCTGGCCGCCGATCCGGCGGTCCTCGGGCTGTACGAGGAACTGGACGCGCTCGAGACGGCGGCCGTCGACGATCCGCGCATCGCGCCGCTGGCCGGCCGGATGGTCGCGCTGATGCCCCCGGAGGTGCTGGCGGCGATCCCGGACTCCGGTCCCGTGCGGACGGGGTTCGAGGAGGCGCTGCTGGCGGACTACCCGCCCGCGCAGGCCGAGGTGGTGCGCCGGGTGATGACCGCGCTGGCGGAACACATGGAGACGAGGGGGAGGACGGAGCCGTGA
- a CDS encoding TetR/AcrR family transcriptional regulator, which produces MTDLAAPPSTERARQILAAARSLLEQEGPDALTMRRLAGCVGITAPSLYKHFPDKSSVVSALADAMLRETAGVLEAAEAAAPGSFPALATAYRAHALAHPHLYRLTTGHPLPQDLEDRAAAPLFRALDGDEGRARAAWAFAHGMVVMELNGRFPTDADVAAAWTAGIAAFAPVRL; this is translated from the coding sequence ATGACCGATCTCGCGGCCCCGCCGTCCACCGAACGCGCCCGCCAGATCCTCGCCGCCGCCCGCAGCCTGCTCGAACAGGAGGGCCCCGACGCCCTCACGATGCGCCGCCTCGCGGGCTGCGTGGGCATCACCGCGCCCTCCCTCTACAAGCACTTCCCGGACAAGTCGTCCGTGGTGAGCGCCCTGGCCGACGCCATGCTCCGGGAGACCGCCGGGGTGCTCGAAGCAGCCGAGGCCGCGGCCCCCGGCTCCTTCCCCGCCCTGGCCACCGCCTACCGCGCCCATGCCCTGGCCCACCCCCACCTCTACCGCCTCACCACCGGCCACCCCCTCCCGCAGGACCTGGAGGACCGCGCCGCCGCCCCGCTCTTCCGCGCCCTGGACGGTGACGAGGGGCGCGCCAGGGCGGCCTGGGCCTTCGCCCACGGGATGGTCGTGATGGAGCTCAACGGCCGCTTCCCCACGGACGCCGACGTCGCGGCGGCCTGGACGGCGGGCATCGCGGCCTTCGCTCCGGTCCGCCTCTGA
- a CDS encoding Uma2 family endonuclease — MPHEPLSQADVLLEGFLALDTPEGFRAELIEGEIVVTPPPDGDHEDCISMIMKQVIRHARTDMDFSGNKGLKLRSGGGCPKNHVIPDGTFAPTGLRLYRGADPWMPCECVALVVEVTSSKPAADRTGKRHCYARGPVPLHLLVDREESSVTLFSDPQGDDYRQHCTVPFGKAVRLPAPFALDLETDAFV, encoded by the coding sequence ATGCCGCACGAACCGCTCTCGCAGGCGGACGTCCTGCTTGAGGGCTTCCTGGCGCTGGACACGCCGGAGGGCTTCCGGGCCGAGCTGATCGAGGGGGAGATCGTCGTGACGCCGCCGCCGGACGGGGATCATGAGGACTGCATCAGCATGATCATGAAGCAGGTGATCAGGCATGCCCGGACGGATATGGACTTCTCCGGGAACAAGGGGCTGAAGCTGCGCAGTGGCGGGGGGTGTCCCAAGAACCACGTCATCCCCGACGGCACCTTCGCCCCCACCGGACTGCGCCTGTACCGCGGAGCGGACCCCTGGATGCCGTGCGAATGCGTGGCCCTGGTCGTCGAGGTCACCTCGTCCAAGCCGGCTGCCGACCGCACCGGCAAGCGGCACTGCTACGCCCGGGGACCCGTCCCCCTCCACCTGCTGGTCGACCGCGAGGAGTCCTCGGTCACGCTGTTCAGCGACCCGCAGGGGGACGACTACCGCCAGCACTGCACGGTCCCGTTCGGCAAGGCCGTCCGTCTGCCGGCGCCCTTCGCGCTGGACCTGGAGACCGACGCGTTCGTCTGA
- the lepB gene encoding signal peptidase I: protein MTRAAATPWILGGAIALLAAARSSLLLITVEGISMEPSYADGDVLLMVRRPLARPRRGQAVVLREPAGDGVAAPGAAGSGYAVKRLASTSGQPAPAGTAGVGHRMPVPAGHVAVLGDNASRSTDSREWGVLRNDQVVGVILGRVRRGGKGAGPGAR, encoded by the coding sequence ATGACCCGGGCCGCCGCCACCCCATGGATCCTGGGCGGGGCGATCGCCCTCCTGGCGGCGGCCCGCTCGTCGCTGCTTCTGATCACGGTCGAGGGCATCAGCATGGAGCCCTCCTACGCCGACGGGGACGTACTGCTCATGGTGCGCCGCCCGTTGGCCCGGCCGCGGCGGGGGCAGGCGGTCGTCCTGCGGGAACCAGCGGGGGACGGTGTGGCAGCACCAGGGGCGGCCGGCAGCGGATACGCCGTCAAACGACTGGCCTCCACGTCCGGCCAGCCGGCCCCCGCGGGAACCGCCGGTGTCGGCCACCGGATGCCGGTGCCGGCCGGTCACGTGGCGGTACTCGGCGACAACGCGTCGCGCAGCACGGATTCCCGCGAGTGGGGCGTGCTGCGGAACGACCAGGTGGTGGGCGTGATCCTGGGGCGAGTACGGAGGGGCGGCAAAGGGGCAGGACCCGGAGCCCGTTGA
- a CDS encoding ABC transporter ATP-binding protein — MRFRNPKTRTTTPPAAASAPGAVITAESVLKVFGSGTADPVTAVDHVSLTLEAGSSVALIGPSGSGKSTLLHLLGAIEAADGGSITVGGTEITAAGRAELTRYRAGIGFVFQRFHLLPALTARDNVVAPVLPYRSRASALGRAGELLAAVGLAGREDRLPSQLSGGQQQRVAIARALINQPALLLADEPTGNLDSATGTEIIELLLRLNTEQGTTLVLATHDMSIAARCGRVVSMRDGRVLEDRLTTPAPVPEHEPEHPAGPALRP; from the coding sequence GTGAGATTCCGCAACCCGAAGACCCGGACCACCACTCCCCCGGCGGCCGCGAGCGCCCCGGGAGCCGTGATCACCGCCGAATCCGTCCTGAAGGTGTTCGGATCCGGTACGGCCGACCCGGTCACCGCCGTCGATCACGTCTCGCTCACGCTGGAGGCGGGCAGCAGTGTGGCGCTCATCGGGCCGAGCGGGTCGGGCAAGTCGACCCTGCTGCACCTGCTCGGCGCGATCGAGGCCGCCGACGGCGGGAGCATCACGGTCGGCGGCACCGAGATCACGGCAGCCGGACGGGCCGAACTCACCCGCTACAGGGCGGGCATCGGCTTCGTCTTCCAGCGCTTCCACCTCCTGCCCGCGCTGACCGCCCGGGACAACGTGGTCGCCCCCGTACTGCCCTACCGCAGCCGCGCTTCCGCACTGGGACGGGCCGGCGAACTCCTCGCCGCCGTCGGCCTGGCAGGCCGTGAGGACCGGCTGCCGTCGCAGCTCTCGGGCGGCCAGCAGCAACGCGTGGCCATAGCCCGCGCCCTGATCAACCAGCCGGCCCTGCTGCTGGCCGACGAACCCACCGGCAACCTCGACTCCGCCACGGGCACGGAGATCATCGAACTGCTCCTGCGCCTCAACACCGAACAGGGCACCACCCTCGTCCTGGCCACCCACGACATGAGCATCGCCGCACGCTGCGGGCGCGTCGTAAGCATGCGGGACGGCCGGGTCCTGGAGGACCGCCTCACCACCCCGGCCCCCGTGCCGGAGCATGAGCCGGAACACCCGGCAGGACCGGCCCTACGGCCATGA
- a CDS encoding redoxin domain-containing protein, translated as MTVLTAAVVVLGLLCLLNLAVSTAVIRRLRLLGMPVDPASGGGPAIGSPVPAFDVMADDGTSLTPDFLRGRRTLIAFLSTTCSACVDHAPELALRAAELESSGTQVLLVLLDDGADARGLRKLLSPVGTLLTGENALAFMTACQVDATPTYWLTGEDGTLAAELQDLDSLPLPLRAD; from the coding sequence ATGACTGTCCTGACGGCCGCTGTCGTCGTACTCGGTCTGCTCTGCCTGCTCAACCTCGCCGTGAGCACCGCGGTGATACGCCGGCTCCGCCTCCTCGGCATGCCCGTGGACCCTGCCTCAGGAGGCGGCCCGGCGATCGGCAGCCCCGTGCCCGCCTTCGACGTCATGGCCGATGACGGCACCTCGCTGACCCCGGACTTCCTCCGCGGGCGACGCACCCTGATCGCGTTCCTTTCCACGACCTGCTCGGCCTGCGTGGACCACGCTCCGGAACTGGCTCTGCGTGCGGCCGAGTTGGAGAGTTCCGGCACGCAGGTGCTCCTGGTGCTGCTGGACGACGGCGCGGACGCGCGTGGCCTGCGCAAACTCCTCTCGCCCGTCGGGACCCTGCTCACCGGCGAGAACGCGCTCGCGTTCATGACCGCCTGCCAGGTCGACGCGACCCCGACCTACTGGCTGACGGGCGAGGACGGCACCCTGGCCGCGGAGCTGCAGGATCTCGACTCCCTGCCGCTGCCCCTGCGGGCGGACTGA